The Mauremys mutica isolate MM-2020 ecotype Southern chromosome 1, ASM2049712v1, whole genome shotgun sequence genome has a segment encoding these proteins:
- the CDC42EP1 gene encoding cdc42 effector protein 1 codes for MSLGKLPVLGWVSGSHGKRRLKSELTPDMISPPLGDFRHTMHVGRGGDVFGDTSFLSNHGGTETAKANNFFARTLRHVRRTPLRNRGSGSKAEASPAPPDISPIIKNAVSLPQLSEGTYGSSSPAGKFAFKSAPNNVSETHCTYGLESGFCTIPRAPRSEKARESSFPAEAELQRSDSLLSFRLDLGPSLMSELLQVISFTEAMDSSDKTEEARALAGSQAASPLALHGEWVEAGVPRGSGTPNARCIEGDMAESLWGCSRQGASSPTGHLVHANGDAHALEHAEEGPAYAGSRHQSPAWGSAPAEEPGALPKDSLWQGHWNDCSMEAGEFHRAAQVLARHYSARGAHGTLEEEEEGPRESPIVSSWRAEEAGWSHSEEEEEEEEVAALPAVQEGEATAGEGRSDSFEYADEEEEDDEVKV; via the exons ATGAGTCTTGGGAAGCTACCGGTGCTCGGCTGGGTGTCGGGCTCCCATGGCAAACGCCGGTTGAAATCGGAGCTGACACCGGACATGATCAGCCCACCACTGGGGGACTTCCGGCACACCATGCACGTGGGGCGCGGCGGGGACGTCTTCGGGGACACCTCCTTCCTCAGCAACCACGGCGGCACCGAGACGGCCAAAGCCAACAACTTCTTCGCCCGGACCCTGCGGCACGTGCGGAGGACGCCACTGAGGAACCGGGGCAGCGGGAGCAAGGCCGAAGCCTCGCCCGCCCCCCCAGACATCTCGCCCATCATCAAGAACGCCGTGTCGCTGCCGCAGCTCAGCGAGGGGACCTATGGGAGCAGCAGCCCGGCTGGGAAGTTCGCCTTCAAGAGCGCTCCAAACAACGTGTCCGAGACACACTGTACTTACG GGCTGGAGTCCGGGTTCTGCACCATCCCACGTGCTCCGCGCTCAGAGAAGGCCCGGGAGAGCTCCTTCCCCGCAGAAGCAGAGCTCCAGCGCTCGGACTCCCTGCTGTCCTTCCGCCTGGACCTTGGACCCTCCCTCATGAGCGAGCTCCTCCAGGTCATCAGCTTCACAGAAGCCATGGACAGCAGTGACAAGACGGAGGAAGCCAGggccctggctggcagccaggcTGCATCGCCCCTTGCCCTGCATGGCGAGTGGGTTGAGGCCGGGGTCCCTCGGGGATCAGGGACACCCAATGCCAGGTGTATAGAGGGCGACATGGCAGAAAGCctctggggctgctccaggcagggggccAGCTCCCCAACGGGACACTTGGTGCATGCCAATGGAGATGCTCATGCCCTAGAGCATGCTGAGGAGGGACCTGCCTATGCTGGGAGCAGGCACCAGAGCCCTGCATGGGGCTCAGCACCCGCTGAGGAGCCGGGGGCGCTCCCGAAAGACAGCCTGTGGCAGGGGCACTGGAATGACTGCAGCATGGAGGCGGGAGAGTTCCACCgggctgcccaggtcctggctcgCCACTACAGCGCGAGAGGTGCACATGGCaccctggaggaagaggaggaggggccCCGGGAGAGCCCCATTGTCAGCTCCTGGCGAGCGGAGGAGGCTGGGTGGAGtcacagtgaggaggaggaggaggaggaggaggtggctgcGCTCCCAGCTGTGCAGGAGGGGGAGGCCACGGCTGGGGAGGGCCGCAGCGACTCCTTTGAGTACGCCGacgaggaggaagaggatgatgAGGTGAAGGTCTGA
- the LGALS2 gene encoding galectin-2 yields the protein MSEKFEILNLDLKAGKTLKIKGKVADDAENFAINLGKSPSELGLHFNPRFNESTIVCNSKCANCWQSEHRDKHLGFSRGSEVKFIVSFLGDKFKVKLPDGHEVEFPNRHGYDKITYLSVKGGFKVISFKQE from the exons ATGTCT GAGAAATTTGAAATCTTGAACCTGGATCTGAAAGCAGGGAAAACCCTGAAGATAAAGGGCAAGGTCGCCGATGATGCTGAGAA CTTTGCAATTAACCTTGGCAAGAGTCCTAGTGAGCTGGGGCTGCACTTCAACCCTCGCTTCAATGAATCCACCATCGTCTGTAACTCCAAATGTGCCAACTGCTGGCAGTCGGAGCATCGCGACAAGCACTTGGGGTTCTCCCGGGGCTCGGAGGTCAAG TTTATCGTCAGCTTCCTGGGAGACAAGTTCAAGGTGAAGCTGCCAGACGGGCATGAGGTGGAGTTCCCCAACCGGCACGGCTATGACAAGATCACCTATCTGAGTGTGAAGGGCGGGTTCAAAGTCATCTCCTTCAAACAAGAATGA